The Chitinophagales bacterium genomic interval TGATGGCCTCGACAGAAGCCTGAGCCGCGGTGAAGGCAAGATGCTCGTACGCGGCAAGCTGGCACCGGTGATCGGCAATATCAATATGGACATGACCATGCTGGATATAAGCGGCATACCGGAAGCGGAAGAGGGCGATGAAGTGATCGTATTTGGCGAAGCACTGCCGGTGCAACAGCTTGCACAATGGGGAAAAACTATTCCTTACGAAGTGCTGAGCACTATTTCCAGGAGGGTGAAGCGCGTCTATTACCAGGAATAAGTGTGCGCATATTTTTCATACTATCCTGACGATGGCTGCGGAAAGATGAAAACCGGTGAGTCTTATCCCACTACTTCCATAAGCGTCCGGAAAGCCACAAACTTATCCTTATATCGTTGCGCGAATTCTTCCCGCAGGGCAGCAGCATAGGTATCAATATAGTAGTTGAATGTTTCGATGCTTTCACATTCGTATTGAATAACATAGGTGGGATCTTCCTCATCAGGCTGATCCATTAACCGGCTGATGCGCGATCCAGCAAATTGCCCCGTATGGATGACATCCGGCACATGACTGCTTTTCATCCATTGCAGCCATTCGGTTTCCACTTCTTTTGCAATCTTGATGGTTACGTTGTAGAGGAGCATGGTGAGTGGTTGGTGAAAGTCGTTAGTCGGTAGTCCTTAGTACTGAGTAGTGAATTGTTGATTCCTGGTTGTATATAAGATTACAGCAACAAATATACAAGCTAGTCAGTGGTAACTTTGTATCGTAAGCTGGAGACACATCAACTCATCGCAACACAGCCAACCTATCTCCATCCAACTTTACCAAAATGAAGAGCAAGATAGTGAATGACCACAATGACGAGCCTCCATAACTTATGAAAGGCAATGGGATGCCTATCACCGGCATTAAGCCTATCGTCATGCCGACGTTGATGAGCAGGTGGAAAAAGAGAATAGCCGCCACACCATAAGCATAGATCATCGAGAACCTGGAACGCTGCCGTTGTGCTACATGCAGTATCCGCAACAGCAATGTCAGGAAAAGCAGCAACACAAGGCTGCTTCCCAGGAAACCGTACTCCTCGCCTATCGTGCAGAAGATAAAATCGGTGCTTTGTTCCGGCACAAAATTATATTTCGTCAGTGTTCCTTTCAGGAATCCCTTGCCCCAAAGGCCGCCGGAGCCGATGGCAATTTTCGACTGACGGACATTATAGTCTGCATCCTTAACTTTAACTTCTTTGCCTAACAAAACGCTTACACGTTGCTGCTGATGGGGCTCGAGCAGGTTATTGAAAACAAAATCTGTGGTGAGCACATAACCTGATGAGAGCACAAATGCCGCTATCATTGTAAAAAGCAGTTGCCGGTTGCGGCGCGAGAAGAAAAACAGCACAGCGCCCGTTAACAACAGCAATAGCATGAGCAGGTATTTATCAATCACAAGCGACAATACCGACAGCATAATCACATACAATCCGATGGCGAGGTAAGAACCGGGCAAGCCGAAACGAAAAAGCACCAGGAAAAATGCCACATACACAATGGACGAACCCATGTCGCCCTGCAGCAGGATAAGCGCTGCAGGAAATGCAAAGAGAAGGATGGCAGTGATGCGGGTACGCATCAGCTTCATGTTGATGTTCATGCCGCTCAGGTATTTTGCCAGTGCGAGGTTGGTGGCGAACTTGGCAAACTCGGAAGGCTGCAACTGAAAACTGCCGATATCAATCCAGTTTTTATCACCCTTCACGGTGCTGCCCACTACAAATACAGCCAACACCAGCAGCATCACGGTTCCATAAATCACGTAGGCAAAGGCAGGATAGAATTTACTGTCTGTAAGCAGCACGGCGCCGGCAAGCAAAGCCGCGCCGCAGATCCAGAGAAACTGACGCCCATAGGCACGGTCGATATCAAAAATGCTGGGTTGCATTTCATCATAGGTAGCTGCGAAGATGGACAGCCATCCGATCAGGATTAATGCCATGTAGAGGCTGATCATGAACCAGTCGATGCCTTTGTTTACCGGTCGTTCCTGCTGATACATTATGGATGAAGGCTGGTTTGAATCATTCTTTCCTCAAGATATTTCCTGGATGTTGAGATGGTGTCATGCAGGTATTTTTCAACCATCAGGCTGGCGATAGGTGCTCCGTAGGTAGCGCCGAAGCCTGCATTTTCAACAATCACTGCTATGGCAATGGCAGGATGATCCACCGGCGCAAAGCAAACAAAAAGCGAATGGTCTTTCCCATGTGGGTTTTCCGCTGTACCTGTTTTTCCCGCCATTGTAACACCCGGAATCTGCGCCACGGTACCGGTGCCGGCTTCCACTACCAGCTCCATGCCCTGTATCACCAGGTCAAAATACTTTGGATCCACCGGCACCTTATGCCGAATGATCGTTTTGCTGAGCGTTGAATCATCATCAACCACCTTTTTCACCAGGTGAGGATTGTACCAGAATCCCCTGTTGGCAATGGCAGCGATCACATTCACCATCTGCAAAGGTGTTTCACCCAGTTCGCCCTGTCCGATGCCAAGAGAAACCACACCCACGGAATTCCATCTGCCTTCACCATAAATTTTGTTGTAATAGGTCGAACCCGGCACAAATCCATAACCTTCATTCGGCAGATCAATGCCGGTTTTTACACCAATGCCAAATGTTGCGAGTGCCGCTTTCCAGTTATCCAATCCTTCTGCCACATTTTTGGTGGTGTCATGGTCTATCGTCCGGCGGAAGTAATTGCAGAAATAACTGTTACACGAATGCTGAATAGCATTGGACACACCGGGAACAAAACCGGAATGATGACAACCCACCCGCAGGCTTCCTACATAATATGCACCCGGACAATTGTATGTGCTGAATTCATGGATGGAACCTTCCTGCAGTCCGATCAACGCAAGTGTGGGTTTATAGGTAGAACCCGGTGGATAAGACGCCTTGATCGGACGATTGAAAAGCGGGTTAAGGCTGTCGATGAGCAGCTTGCGGAAATTTTTTCCGCGATCCTGCCCGGTGAGTAGCGACGGGTCATAGCTTGGGCTGCTGACCATGGCCAGCACTTCACCGGTAGCCGGTTCAATGGCGACAATACTGCCCACCTTTCCTTTCATCAGTTGTTCCCCATAGGTCTGCAGCGTGATATCCAGCGAGCTGATCATATTAAATCCCGGAATGGCTGCCGTATCAAATTTGCCTTCATTAAAACTTCCCTGCTCCCTGTTGTGTACATCCACCAGCACGAATCGCGTTCCTTTCTCGCCGCGCAATACCTTTTCATAAAATTGTTCGATGCCGCCGGTTCCCACATAATCGCCCTGCCGGTAATATCCATTCGACTGTTCAATCTGTTTGGGGGTAACCTCACTGATATAACCGAGTGTGTGTGCTGCAGAATGAAAGGGGTAAGCGCGTACGGTGCGAACCTGTCCGTAGAATCCGGGAAACAGGTACAACTCTTCCTGCACCGTCGCATATTTCTCAACGGATATTCCTTTAACAAACAGCGAAGGCTTATACCTGGAATACTGGCTTGCTTTCCGCAATGTTTCGCGGAAGGCGGTGTCGGAAATGCCCAGGAGGTCGCAGAACCCCAGCGTATCCATCTCCTTCACCTGTCCTGGTATCACCCACAGGTCATACTCTTTCTGGTTGTCAATGATGAGCTTTCCTTTACGGTCAAACACCAGTCCGCGCGCCGGAAACACCGTCACCTGCCGCAGTACATTGGCATTCGCCAGCTGCTTATATTCTTTGTTTACAATCTGCAGGTAAAAAAGCCTGGCGATGAAGATGACAACAATGATCACCATGGCATACTGAATCGTAAACCTGCGTTGCTGAAATAAATCGGTCATGGTGACTCCGTGGCGCTGACGGATAAATACTGTTTTGGAAACAAGCCTGCAAAATTACATTTCGGCAAATCATTCTCAACCGTTGCGATAAAAAGATATGCAGATAAAATATTGCCTTGCATGAATGTACACCTGACACTTGTGACGACTACCGGTTCACCCTGATGAATGAATGGTATGATCATGTTCTTCCTTTGCCCGTCAGCACAAAGTTTTTATCACCAAT includes:
- a CDS encoding DUF4286 family protein; this translates as MLLYNVTIKIAKEVETEWLQWMKSSHVPDVIHTGQFAGSRISRLMDQPDEEDPTYVIQYECESIETFNYYIDTYAAALREEFAQRYKDKFVAFRTLMEVVG
- the rodA gene encoding rod shape-determining protein RodA; amino-acid sequence: MYQQERPVNKGIDWFMISLYMALILIGWLSIFAATYDEMQPSIFDIDRAYGRQFLWICGAALLAGAVLLTDSKFYPAFAYVIYGTVMLLVLAVFVVGSTVKGDKNWIDIGSFQLQPSEFAKFATNLALAKYLSGMNINMKLMRTRITAILLFAFPAALILLQGDMGSSIVYVAFFLVLFRFGLPGSYLAIGLYVIMLSVLSLVIDKYLLMLLLLLTGAVLFFFSRRNRQLLFTMIAAFVLSSGYVLTTDFVFNNLLEPHQQQRVSVLLGKEVKVKDADYNVRQSKIAIGSGGLWGKGFLKGTLTKYNFVPEQSTDFIFCTIGEEYGFLGSSLVLLLFLTLLLRILHVAQRQRSRFSMIYAYGVAAILFFHLLINVGMTIGLMPVIGIPLPFISYGGSSLWSFTILLFILVKLDGDRLAVLR
- the mrdA gene encoding penicillin-binding protein 2; amino-acid sequence: MTDLFQQRRFTIQYAMVIIVVIFIARLFYLQIVNKEYKQLANANVLRQVTVFPARGLVFDRKGKLIIDNQKEYDLWVIPGQVKEMDTLGFCDLLGISDTAFRETLRKASQYSRYKPSLFVKGISVEKYATVQEELYLFPGFYGQVRTVRAYPFHSAAHTLGYISEVTPKQIEQSNGYYRQGDYVGTGGIEQFYEKVLRGEKGTRFVLVDVHNREQGSFNEGKFDTAAIPGFNMISSLDITLQTYGEQLMKGKVGSIVAIEPATGEVLAMVSSPSYDPSLLTGQDRGKNFRKLLIDSLNPLFNRPIKASYPPGSTYKPTLALIGLQEGSIHEFSTYNCPGAYYVGSLRVGCHHSGFVPGVSNAIQHSCNSYFCNYFRRTIDHDTTKNVAEGLDNWKAALATFGIGVKTGIDLPNEGYGFVPGSTYYNKIYGEGRWNSVGVVSLGIGQGELGETPLQMVNVIAAIANRGFWYNPHLVKKVVDDDSTLSKTIIRHKVPVDPKYFDLVIQGMELVVEAGTGTVAQIPGVTMAGKTGTAENPHGKDHSLFVCFAPVDHPAIAIAVIVENAGFGATYGAPIASLMVEKYLHDTISTSRKYLEERMIQTSLHP